The following are encoded in a window of Rhizobium sp. 11515TR genomic DNA:
- a CDS encoding mandelate racemase/muconate lactonizing enzyme family protein, whose amino-acid sequence MSKIVSIEITHHRLPLEPAFKASWDGRPRRHFDATIVRVRDDEGREGIGSGDLMKGFEGHEDLFIGQDPRHVERHYEVLSHINFHYGRCWPMDLALWDLSGKITGEPVWRMLGGRASRVRLYASSGVLREPSAMADQAERYIDEGFPAMKVRFSSSSGGRGGWREDVKALEAIRARVGERLELMVDCNQGWRMPWDTTLPWTFKDALAVARELERLGVHWMEEPLHRSDRKGMKELKQATSVRIAGGEMTRELYEFRDIIEERAFDVIQPDVALVGGITGCRRLVYQAREAGVQFTPHSWTNGIGVLANAHLTAGVADAAWLEYPYDNPEWSEARRDYPMASPLKHEAGWLDLGVAPGLGIVLDEGRLKATRI is encoded by the coding sequence ATGAGCAAGATCGTTTCCATCGAAATCACCCATCATCGCCTGCCGCTCGAACCGGCGTTCAAGGCGAGCTGGGATGGTCGCCCGCGCCGGCATTTCGATGCGACCATCGTGCGCGTTCGAGACGATGAGGGGCGCGAAGGCATTGGCTCCGGCGACCTGATGAAAGGTTTTGAGGGGCACGAGGATCTGTTCATCGGGCAGGATCCGCGGCATGTCGAACGCCATTACGAAGTCCTCTCGCACATCAACTTCCACTATGGCCGCTGCTGGCCAATGGATCTGGCGCTGTGGGATCTCTCCGGGAAGATCACCGGCGAGCCGGTCTGGCGGATGCTCGGCGGGCGCGCCAGCCGCGTGCGGCTCTATGCGTCCTCCGGCGTGTTGCGCGAGCCCTCTGCCATGGCGGATCAGGCCGAGCGTTATATCGACGAAGGCTTCCCTGCCATGAAGGTGCGCTTCTCCTCGTCGTCGGGCGGTCGTGGCGGCTGGCGCGAAGACGTCAAGGCGCTGGAAGCGATCCGTGCTCGCGTCGGCGAGCGGCTGGAGCTGATGGTCGACTGCAATCAGGGTTGGCGCATGCCCTGGGATACGACTTTGCCCTGGACCTTCAAGGATGCGCTTGCCGTCGCCAGGGAGCTGGAGCGGCTCGGTGTCCACTGGATGGAAGAGCCGCTTCATCGCTCCGATCGCAAAGGCATGAAGGAATTGAAGCAGGCAACGTCGGTCCGGATCGCTGGCGGCGAGATGACGCGCGAGCTCTACGAGTTTCGCGATATCATCGAGGAGCGCGCTTTCGACGTTATCCAGCCGGATGTCGCGCTTGTCGGCGGTATCACCGGTTGCCGGCGGCTGGTCTACCAGGCGCGCGAGGCCGGTGTGCAATTCACGCCGCATTCCTGGACGAACGGCATCGGGGTTCTTGCCAACGCGCATCTGACCGCAGGGGTTGCCGATGCAGCATGGCTCGAATATCCCTATGACAATCCGGAATGGAGCGAAGCCCGCCGCGATTATCCGATGGCCTCCCCCCTCAAGCACGAGGCCGGCTGGCTGGATCTTGGTGTTGCGCCAGGCCTCGGCATCGTTCTCGATGAGGGGCGGCTGAAGGCGACACGCATCTGA